The following proteins are encoded in a genomic region of Drosophila willistoni isolate 14030-0811.24 chromosome 2L unlocalized genomic scaffold, UCI_dwil_1.1 Seg196, whole genome shotgun sequence:
- the LOC111519843 gene encoding uncharacterized protein LOC111519843 isoform X1, with protein sequence MNKRNYENKWKSERENIQDYKKNGKIINSSKVFARLSQVNETKSCNRCIHKENMSNKKDEIKERLKQLDQESKKILMQNLKHKRNKEQNSKPLTTISQYPIIQNYKRDNVFNLKLDVASNNSIRCTAANTESNESNIFSKSNKSENSCCRSGSSAVSITNDEKKLANSHSSLKLLIFKSFVSKTRLKYLRLIKQHVQEANSQDLRLPFHLKPSPPKRYPYNFITAVRRKLQTFLRCKMNNEFLEDKGLSPNISESKSTRGCNRSGNISQNSDNNTISSRHFKGHNEMLISQNTEMLTQESEEDETTVSSSIMNGSWHQSSPHRTEPQPSNAAFLQRKIETRLDEIETRTSLAKLLSDFNQRLQNVIEINEKLKCRKSNASVNRNDNNSLGSSNKVTNSDFKSEQAGKDSKETVFLNLSPTQSFASDKKFESPPSKKESTLPISTRTNKSAKCDNFDMITQSSFDLSEQLTNSEISKADQLKLLLKIREKLLVDRAKSKIAWLELQKERLKSKGLKFQVSATKKKQRSILIKMEKDLKEMKRLFKSNEQSSETSSMQSQTENMSSNRSKIDENSKSSKIAALSLPLSLQFQDLKKQPERMHHRMLRLLKYIDNSLIYLTEDENSAHVEYVYTTGAKLNKLWKRLTMQNVEQFESIKWYKLCRNDFKQIYQEAKVILTLAFTANKVSNKCSSSQSGKMNLNVLHQLKPHLKRDIKDLSAFKFNAQNDKQLKIAIISTKDITWNANCSSITKSLHRIQGGEPFFSEMIEYVAAAISFNTLHAESMLNLKYLRVNAKQLRDYIPNTQILPTVLGSLNNSQDKQNVEPTINVVTEICLESHQTKLMLEPNYKSRLIGVDQPIYHNARSSEQDKYLQYSQTEKIVENGNAINSMYIREIPNKPPPPYVPPAPGSPMTTIFPSEERIRCLTYRRSHELFCKLSNTDYVNDKGDPLPSVMSEKITNIYERIVLEICQEWMDEHKDILNKRDPCNFRTSLSLFNPPNRLRSIQNSIYKDVRYALTMEMKSSNRSQSHLIYANRGKRDHIEKIIIQELFDEDQQWDTFHCNENEVLKLIIDSMIEQYVEQIVEESWNKANVQL encoded by the exons ATGAACAAAAGAAACTatgaaaataaatggaaatcgGAGAGAGAAAATATTCAagattacaaaaaaaatggaaaaataattaattctTCAAAAGTCTTTGCTCGTTTGAGTCAAGTAAATGAAACCAAGAGTTGTAATCGATGTATACACAAAGAAAATATGTCAAATAAAAAAGATGAAATCAAAGAACGCCTAAAGCAGTTAGATCAAGAATCCAAAAAGATACTTATGCAAAACTTAAAGCATAAAAGAAATAAGGAACAAAATTCCAAACCCTTAACGACAATTTCTCAATATCCTATTATTCAGAATTATAAACGCGACAATGTCTTTAACTTAAAATTAGATGTTGCCTCAAATAATTCCATTAGATGCACTGCAGCCAATACTGAATCAAATGAAAGTAATATATTTTCTAAGTCAAATAAAAGCGAAAACAGCTGCTGTAGGTCGGGATCATCAGCAGTATCCATTACCAACGACGAGAAGAAACTTGCTAATTCCCATTCATCACTTAAGCTATTGATTTTCAAATCTTTTGTTAGTAAAACAAGGCTTAAATATTTACGTTTGATTAAGCAACATGTTCAAGAAGCCAATTCCCAAGATCTCAGATTACCATTTCACTTGAAACCGAGTCCACCCAAAAGATATCCATATAATTTCATAACAGCCGTTAGGCGAAAGTTGCAAACTTTTCTACGATGtaaaatgaataatgaatttCTAGAAGACAAAGGTTTATCCCCGAATATTTCAGAATCCAAATCAACAAGAGGATGTAATCGGAGTGGAAATATATCGCAAAATTCAGATAACAACACCATTTCTTCGAGACATTTCAAGGGACATAACGAAATGCTGATATCACAaaacacagaaatgctgaccCAAGAAAGCGAAGAAGATGAGACGACCGTGTCCAGTTCCATTATGAATGGCTCTTGGCATCAATCTTCCCCTCATAGAACTGAGCCACAGCCGAGCAATGCGGCATTTCTACAGAGGAAGATTGAAACAAGGCTGGACGAAATTGAAACGCGGACAAGTTTAGCAAAGCTTCTTTCTGATTTCAATCAGCGTTTGCAAAACGTTATTGAAATCAATGAAAAGTTAAAATGCAGAAAATCGAATGCTTCCGTCAATCGCAACGACAACAACTCTTTGG GCTCATCAAATAAAGTCACTAACAGTGACTTCAAAAGTGAACAAGCAGGAAAAGATTCCAAGGAAACagtatttttgaatttatcgCCAACCCAATCATTTGCTAGCGATAAAAAGTTTGAATCTCCACCATCAAAAAAGGAATCAACTCTCCCAATCTCCACAAGAACAAATAAGTCTGCAAAGTGTGATAATTTTGATATGATTACACAATCCAGTTTTGATCTG AGTGAACAATTAACAAATAGTGAGATAAGTAAAGCGGATCAATTGAAACTACTTTTAAAAATCCGCGAGAAGCTACTGGTAGATCGGGCTAAAAGTAAAATTGCATGGCTGGAATTGCAGAAAGAGCGACTGAAATCAAAGGGTCTTAAATTTCAAGTTTcggcaacaaaaaagaaacaacgaAGCATTTTGATCAAAATGGAAAAGGATCTAAAAGAGATGAAAAG ATTATTTAAATCCAATGAGCAAAGCTCCGAAACGTCCTCAATGCAAAGTCAAACAGAAAACATGTCCAGCAATCGCAGTAAAATCGATGAAAATTCAAAGTCTTCCAAAATTGCAGCATTATCGTTACCATTATCGCTGCAATTTCAGGATTTAAAAAAGCAACCCGAAAGAATGCACCACCGAATGTTACGACTATTAAAGTATATAGATaatagtttaatatatttaaccGAAGATGAAAATTCCGCACATGTTGAATATGTCTATACAACGGGAGCCAAATTAAACAAACTTTGGAAACGTCTAACAATGCAGAATGTTGAACAATTCGAGTCAATCAAATGGTATAAACTATGCAGAAACGACTTTAAGCAAATTTATCAGGAAGCAAAAGTCATATTAACCCTCGCATTTACGGCCAATAAAGTTTCAAATAAATGTAGCAGCTCACAATCTGGGAAAATGAATCTCAATGTCCTGCACCAATTGAAACCACATTTAAAGAGAGATATCAAGGACTTAagtgcatttaaatttaatgcacAAAACgacaaacaattgaaaataGCCATTATAAGTACAAAGGATATTACATGGAATGCAAATTGTTCTTCCATTACAAAGTCACTTCATCGTATTCAAGGTGGTGAACCATTTTTCTCTGAAATGATTGAATATGTTGCAGCTGCGATATCTTTCAATACTCTGCACGCCGAGTCAATGTTGAACTTAAAGTACTTAAGAGTTAATGCTAAGCAGCTGAGGGATTATATCCCCAATACGCAAATTTTACCAACAGTTTTAGGATCCTTGAATAACTCACAAGACAAACAGAATGTGGAACCAACAATTAATGTTGTAACCGAAATTTGTCTCGAAAGCCATCAAACTAAACTAATGTTAGAGCCGAATTATAAATCTAGGCTCATAGGTGTGGATCAACCCATATACCACAATGCGAGAAGTTCTGAGCAAGACAAATATCTACAATATTCCCAGACAGAG AAAATCGTGGAAAATGGTAATGCAATTAATTCTATGTACATTAGAGAAATACCAAACAAACCACCGCCGCCATATGTGCCTCCAGCTCCAGGTAGTCCTATGACAACAATTTTTCCATCCGAGGAGCGTATCAGATGTCTCACCTATCGTCGTTCTCATGAACTATTTTGCAAACTCTCGAATACAG ATTATGTGAACGATAAAGGAGATCCATTACCATCTGTGATGAGTGagaaaattacaaatatttacGAACGCATTGTTCTAGAGATTTGTCAAGAATGGATGGATGAGCATAAGGATATTTTGAATAAGCGAGATCCATGTAACTTTCGCACTTCTCTCTCGCTTTTCAACCCACCGAACCGACTTCGTTCTATACAAAATTCTATATATAAGGATGTGCGTTATGCTCTAACCATGGAGATGAAGTCGTCGAATCGCAGTCAATCCCATCTTATCTATGCAAATAGAGGCAAACGGGATCAcattgaaaaaataattattcaaGAACTCTTTGATGAGGATCAGCAGTGGGATACGTTTCACTGCAATGAAAATGAAGTTCTTAAACTAATTATAGACAGTATGATAGAACAGTATGTGGAACAAATCGTTGAAGAGTCCTGGAATAAGGCCAATGTGCAATTATAA
- the LOC111519843 gene encoding uncharacterized protein LOC111519843 isoform X2 — MLISQNTEMLTQESEEDETTVSSSIMNGSWHQSSPHRTEPQPSNAAFLQRKIETRLDEIETRTSLAKLLSDFNQRLQNVIEINEKLKCRKSNASVNRNDNNSLGSSNKVTNSDFKSEQAGKDSKETVFLNLSPTQSFASDKKFESPPSKKESTLPISTRTNKSAKCDNFDMITQSSFDLSEQLTNSEISKADQLKLLLKIREKLLVDRAKSKIAWLELQKERLKSKGLKFQVSATKKKQRSILIKMEKDLKEMKRLFKSNEQSSETSSMQSQTENMSSNRSKIDENSKSSKIAALSLPLSLQFQDLKKQPERMHHRMLRLLKYIDNSLIYLTEDENSAHVEYVYTTGAKLNKLWKRLTMQNVEQFESIKWYKLCRNDFKQIYQEAKVILTLAFTANKVSNKCSSSQSGKMNLNVLHQLKPHLKRDIKDLSAFKFNAQNDKQLKIAIISTKDITWNANCSSITKSLHRIQGGEPFFSEMIEYVAAAISFNTLHAESMLNLKYLRVNAKQLRDYIPNTQILPTVLGSLNNSQDKQNVEPTINVVTEICLESHQTKLMLEPNYKSRLIGVDQPIYHNARSSEQDKYLQYSQTEKIVENGNAINSMYIREIPNKPPPPYVPPAPGSPMTTIFPSEERIRCLTYRRSHELFCKLSNTDYVNDKGDPLPSVMSEKITNIYERIVLEICQEWMDEHKDILNKRDPCNFRTSLSLFNPPNRLRSIQNSIYKDVRYALTMEMKSSNRSQSHLIYANRGKRDHIEKIIIQELFDEDQQWDTFHCNENEVLKLIIDSMIEQYVEQIVEESWNKANVQL, encoded by the exons ATGCTGATATCACAaaacacagaaatgctgaccCAAGAAAGCGAAGAAGATGAGACGACCGTGTCCAGTTCCATTATGAATGGCTCTTGGCATCAATCTTCCCCTCATAGAACTGAGCCACAGCCGAGCAATGCGGCATTTCTACAGAGGAAGATTGAAACAAGGCTGGACGAAATTGAAACGCGGACAAGTTTAGCAAAGCTTCTTTCTGATTTCAATCAGCGTTTGCAAAACGTTATTGAAATCAATGAAAAGTTAAAATGCAGAAAATCGAATGCTTCCGTCAATCGCAACGACAACAACTCTTTGG GCTCATCAAATAAAGTCACTAACAGTGACTTCAAAAGTGAACAAGCAGGAAAAGATTCCAAGGAAACagtatttttgaatttatcgCCAACCCAATCATTTGCTAGCGATAAAAAGTTTGAATCTCCACCATCAAAAAAGGAATCAACTCTCCCAATCTCCACAAGAACAAATAAGTCTGCAAAGTGTGATAATTTTGATATGATTACACAATCCAGTTTTGATCTG AGTGAACAATTAACAAATAGTGAGATAAGTAAAGCGGATCAATTGAAACTACTTTTAAAAATCCGCGAGAAGCTACTGGTAGATCGGGCTAAAAGTAAAATTGCATGGCTGGAATTGCAGAAAGAGCGACTGAAATCAAAGGGTCTTAAATTTCAAGTTTcggcaacaaaaaagaaacaacgaAGCATTTTGATCAAAATGGAAAAGGATCTAAAAGAGATGAAAAG ATTATTTAAATCCAATGAGCAAAGCTCCGAAACGTCCTCAATGCAAAGTCAAACAGAAAACATGTCCAGCAATCGCAGTAAAATCGATGAAAATTCAAAGTCTTCCAAAATTGCAGCATTATCGTTACCATTATCGCTGCAATTTCAGGATTTAAAAAAGCAACCCGAAAGAATGCACCACCGAATGTTACGACTATTAAAGTATATAGATaatagtttaatatatttaaccGAAGATGAAAATTCCGCACATGTTGAATATGTCTATACAACGGGAGCCAAATTAAACAAACTTTGGAAACGTCTAACAATGCAGAATGTTGAACAATTCGAGTCAATCAAATGGTATAAACTATGCAGAAACGACTTTAAGCAAATTTATCAGGAAGCAAAAGTCATATTAACCCTCGCATTTACGGCCAATAAAGTTTCAAATAAATGTAGCAGCTCACAATCTGGGAAAATGAATCTCAATGTCCTGCACCAATTGAAACCACATTTAAAGAGAGATATCAAGGACTTAagtgcatttaaatttaatgcacAAAACgacaaacaattgaaaataGCCATTATAAGTACAAAGGATATTACATGGAATGCAAATTGTTCTTCCATTACAAAGTCACTTCATCGTATTCAAGGTGGTGAACCATTTTTCTCTGAAATGATTGAATATGTTGCAGCTGCGATATCTTTCAATACTCTGCACGCCGAGTCAATGTTGAACTTAAAGTACTTAAGAGTTAATGCTAAGCAGCTGAGGGATTATATCCCCAATACGCAAATTTTACCAACAGTTTTAGGATCCTTGAATAACTCACAAGACAAACAGAATGTGGAACCAACAATTAATGTTGTAACCGAAATTTGTCTCGAAAGCCATCAAACTAAACTAATGTTAGAGCCGAATTATAAATCTAGGCTCATAGGTGTGGATCAACCCATATACCACAATGCGAGAAGTTCTGAGCAAGACAAATATCTACAATATTCCCAGACAGAG AAAATCGTGGAAAATGGTAATGCAATTAATTCTATGTACATTAGAGAAATACCAAACAAACCACCGCCGCCATATGTGCCTCCAGCTCCAGGTAGTCCTATGACAACAATTTTTCCATCCGAGGAGCGTATCAGATGTCTCACCTATCGTCGTTCTCATGAACTATTTTGCAAACTCTCGAATACAG ATTATGTGAACGATAAAGGAGATCCATTACCATCTGTGATGAGTGagaaaattacaaatatttacGAACGCATTGTTCTAGAGATTTGTCAAGAATGGATGGATGAGCATAAGGATATTTTGAATAAGCGAGATCCATGTAACTTTCGCACTTCTCTCTCGCTTTTCAACCCACCGAACCGACTTCGTTCTATACAAAATTCTATATATAAGGATGTGCGTTATGCTCTAACCATGGAGATGAAGTCGTCGAATCGCAGTCAATCCCATCTTATCTATGCAAATAGAGGCAAACGGGATCAcattgaaaaaataattattcaaGAACTCTTTGATGAGGATCAGCAGTGGGATACGTTTCACTGCAATGAAAATGAAGTTCTTAAACTAATTATAGACAGTATGATAGAACAGTATGTGGAACAAATCGTTGAAGAGTCCTGGAATAAGGCCAATGTGCAATTATAA
- the LOC6640153 gene encoding uncharacterized protein LOC6640153, with amino-acid sequence MAFLLAHRRQHNIGTRLALFLMLVWIGGGALAAGATGAQRPVNANANPRLPRTSASQLNSGSSSTTTFKLAAKTLNATRNGNLRTREQQLLNIFEIIITTLEGKLKRIDNLDRSVELIMRHMEILDNRVADNIVKTEAVISKLLSLDTRLSNDGRVLPQTTTIPDSTSGGKRPNDNHNSSGYLLENQLIQLDQKVSDIDSKLEVLKTQIDNNLLQGDDFNVEASEKKPITMNVIEITKAMNTEAMAHVSTELNELRDSTDSIDKKLQFHINIVSENIGRMLRMIHDIHFAVVDHPEQINGFNVTTTVPPPIKSSKIDALVKQMRPMVSVSEKMDEVWDVVVGTKSTVDNLLPKSDALLSQTQRQERAIGEIHQDLKAKTNLIINNLDMVERRLKKQEDDVQILAQRPGHSELLMDPTIDRLVEYDPNRYSVYEDTLAEVNTQATPAFPPAQSFAVPPTSPIPITNNTATEDITPNPNQNTTSATNIGNVLGIMLNGTLPSATTVPTSNPAPTKSIVRKGGIIFPSVKNKPAVVNNTFTSDILTLKDVKGFSCVDLLNAGMKQSGVFYLQIRGTTYWFLKVFCEQEIADGGWTVIQRRDDFGEPRENFNRDWADYKNGFGEPGKEFWLGNENIYMLTNNEEYALRVELEDFEGNKRYAQYSHFKIHSESDYYKLEIDGYEGNAGDSLNDPWYGSNNSPFSTYNKDNDRSSLNCASMLKGGWWWKSCGRGLNGLYLHDPQDLTARQGIVWFRWRGWDYTLKKATMMIRPRMPQPQSMSVATIA; translated from the exons ATGGCCTTTCTTCTGGCCCATAGAAGACAGCATAATATTGGCACTCGGTTAGCTTTATTCCTAATGCTCGTATGGATCGGTGGGGGTGCCTTGGCAGCAGGCGCCACCGGAGCACAGCGTCCTGTGAATGCTAATGCGAATCCACGTTTGCCACGAACAAGTGCCAGCCAACTCAATAGTGGCAGCAGCTCCACTACCACCTTCAAACTAGCTGCCAAAACATTAAACGCAACGCGCAATGGAAACTTGCGCACAAG ggAACAACAGTTgctaaatatatttgaaataattattacCACATTGGAGGGGAAATTGAAACGTATTGATAATCTGGACAGATCAGTTGAACTTATAATGCGACATATGGAAATTTTGGATAATCGTGTGGCTGATAATATAGTGAAAACCGAAGCGGTTATATCTAAACTTTTAAGTTTAGATACAAGGCTTTCGAATGATGGACGAGTATTGCCACAAACCACAACTATTCCCGACAGTACTTCGGGGGGTAAAAGACCAAATGACAATCACAATTCGTCGGGTTATTTGCTTGAGAATCAACTCATTCAACTGGATCAAAAGGTCAGCGACATTGATTCGAAACTTGAAGTGCTAAAAACTCAAATCGATAATAACCTATTGCAAGGAGATGATTTCAACGTCGAAGCCAGTGAGAAAAAGCCAATTACCATGAATGTAATTGAGATTACAAAGGCCATGAACACCGAGGCAATGGCCCATGTATCAACGGAATTGAATGAGCTTCGCGACTCAACAGACAGTATTGATAAAAAACTACAatttcacataaatattgtatcGGAAAATATTGGACGAATGCTACGCATGATACATGACATACACTTTGCTGTCGTGGATCATCCGGAGCAGATAAACGGATTCAATGTGACCACAACGGTTCCACCACCAATCAAATCAAGCAAAATTGATGCACTGGTCAAGCAAATGCGTCCCATGGTATCGGTATCTGAAAAAATGGATGAAGTCTGGGATGTTGTTGTGGGCACAAAGTCGACCGTTGACAATCTTTTGCCCAAATCGGATGCCCTTCTTTCACAAACCCAGCGTCAGGAACGTGCAATTGGCGAAATTCATCAAGACTTGAAGgcgaaaacaaatttaattattaacaatttGGATATGGTGGAGAGACGCCTGAAGAAACAAGAAGATGACGTACAGATCTTGGCACAGCGGCCAGGACACTCGGAGCTGTTAATGGATCCAACGATTGATCGTTTGGTTGAATACGATCCAAATAG ATACTCTGTCTATGAGGACACTTTGGCTGAGGTGAATACGCAAGCTACTCCAGCTTTTCCACCTGCACAATCCTTTGCAGTGCCACCCACATCGCCTATACCAATTACAAACAATACAGCCACTGAAGATATAACACCAAATCCGAATCAAAATACTACATCGGCCACGAATATTGGCAATGTGCTTGGCATTATGTTAAATGGCACTTTACCCTCAGCGACAACAGTGCCTACTTCCAATCCAGCACCCACAAAGTCCATAGTTCGTAAAGGCGGCATCATCTTTCCAAGTGTTAAGAATAAGCCGGCTGTGGTCAACAACACATTCACCAGCGACATTTTGACCCTCAAAGATGTGAAG GGTTTCTCTTGTGTGGATCTGTTAAACGCTGGCATGAAGCAATCTGGGGTATTTTATCTACAAATTCGGGGAACAACCTATTGGTTCCTGAAAGTTTTTTGTGAACAGGAAATAGCTGACGGAGGCTGGACG GTCATACAAAGACGTGATGACTTTGGAGAGCCAAGAGAAAACTTCAACCGCGATTGGGCCGATTATAAAAATGGATTTGGAGAACCAGGAAAAGAATTTTGGTTAGGCAACGAAAACATCTATATGCTGACAAATAATGAAGAATATGCCCTTAGAGTAGAATTGGAAGACTTTGAGGGAAACAAACG GTATGCACAGTATTCACACTTTAAGATTCACTCAGAGTCTGATTATTATAAACTCGAGATCGACGGTTATGAAGGAAATGCAGGGGATTCGCTAAATGATCCATGGTACGGTTCAAACAATAGTCCATTTTCGACATACAACAAGGACAATGACCGAAGCTCACTTAATTGTGCAAGCATGTTGAAG GGCGGCTGGTGGTGGAAGTCCTGTGGTCGCGGTCTTAATGGCCTATATCTTCATGACCCGCAGGACTTAACAGCTCGACAGGGAATTGTATGGTTTCGCTGGCGTGGTTGGGACTACACATTAAAAAAGGCCACTATGATGATACGTCCAAGGATGCCTCAGCCGCAGTCTATGTCGGTAGCGACGATCGCCTAA
- the LOC111519844 gene encoding protein O-glucosyltransferase 2-like: MPWNLWQLHLTIILFARLAVCEVDVKRTLVWGPGLQPDEIVLPARYFFIHAVDETGKRLESVAYRNFNVQITGNSPHGNCRSNVNFIDREDGSIIVRYTIADWCDQMEIHVLYNSTNVAQSPYKVPKRAYSERCHCPQDTKLWLLNNKCPNFSEDKQIAWDLHSFKRVNFSAIRDNLLKRYNAPESISLCHYVVKEQQVYRTCYGKYTGFKMFMDATLSALLRVVTLPDMEFYMNLGDWPLSKKGGQQRTSGPYPIFSWCGSDDSYDITLPTYDITESTLENMGRVMLDMLSVQQTDIPWADKEEKGFFRGRDSRRERLNLIDLARKHPDFINASITNFFFFRDEEKKYGPKVPHISFMEFFRYKYQLNIDGAVAAYRFPYLLAGGSLVLKQESHYYEHFYSKLEPYKHYIPIKRDLSDLIEKIIWARENDGRAKEIVANARKFAENHLLPQHIYCYHVALLKEWSTRLISPVEVLPNMEKLSTSHTCSCQKNTLRDEL, from the exons ATGCCGTGGAATCTGTGGCAATTGCATTTAACAATCATATTATTTGCTAGATTGGCGGTATGTGAAGTTGATGTGAAGAGAACACTTGTTTGGGGGCCGGGACTCCAACCCGATGAGATTGTGTTGCCTGCACGGTATTTCTTTATTCACGCAGTCGATGAGACCGGCAAAAG ATTGGAGTCCGTGGCTTATAGGAACTTCAATGTGCAGATAACTGGAAATTCTCCACATGGGAACTGCCGGTCCAATGTGAATTTCATCGATCGCGAGGATGGCTCCATTATAGTGAGATACACCATTGCCGATTGGTGTGATCAGATGGAAATCCATGTGTTATATAATTCAACAAATGTGGCTCAATCACCTTACAAAGTGCCGAAAAGAGCTTACTCAGAACGTTGCCACTGCCCTCAAGACACCAAGCTCTGGCTCCTGAACAACAAATGTCCCAATTTCTCTGAGGATAAGCAGATTGCATGGGACCTACACTCTTTTAAGCGTGTGAATTTCAGTGCCATTCGGGATAATCTTTTGAAACGCTACAATGCCCCTGAAAGTATTTCGCTCTGCCACTATGTGGTAAAGGAACAACAAGTTTATAGAACCTGTTATGGGAAATATACCGGATTCAAGATGTTTATGGATGCAACACTTTCGGCATTACTTCGGGTAGTTACCCTACCCGATATGGAGTTCTATATGAATCTCGGCGATTGGCCTCTTTCCAAGAAAGGGGGCCAGCAACGCACTTCTGGCCCGTATCCCATCTTTTCGTGGTGTGGCAGTGATGATAGCTATGATATTACATTGCCCACCTATGACATAACCGAATCCACATTGGAGAACATGGGAAGGGTTATGCTAGATATGTTGTCTGTGCAACAAACTGACATTCCATGGGCTGACAAGGAGGAAAAGGGTTTCTTTCGTGGCAGGGATTCACGACGCGAAAGACTAAACCTAATTGATTTGGCACGCAAACATCCTGATTTCATAAACGCATCTATAacgaatttcttttttttccgaGATGAGGAAAAGAAATATGGCCCAAAAGTACCTCACATTTCGTTTATGGAGTTTTTCAGG tatAAATACCAACTGAATATTGATGGAGCTGTTGCTGCTTATCGGTTTCCCTATTTACTAGCCGGTGGTTCTTTGGTTCTAAAACAGGAATCTCATTACTATGAGCATTTCTATAGCAAATTGGAACCCTACAAGCATTATATTCCCATCAAACGAGATCTAAGTGATCTAATTGAGAAGATCATTTGGGCCAGGGAGAATGATGGACGAGCAAAAGAAATTGTTGCAAATGCACGGAAATTTGCCGAAAATCATCTATTGCCCCAACACATCTACTGCTATCATGTGGCATTACTTAAAGAGTGGAGCACGCGCTTAATATCACCAGTTGAGGTACTCCCAAATATGGAGAAACTTAGTACAAGTCACACATGCTCCTGTCAAAAGAATACACTCAGGGATGaactttaa